One window of the Pelmatolapia mariae isolate MD_Pm_ZW linkage group LG15, Pm_UMD_F_2, whole genome shotgun sequence genome contains the following:
- the LOC134643284 gene encoding cholesterol 24-hydroxylase-like translates to MASPAMVVPSVNPSHAQGNGLVTARDHEQWYKQRRIMDPAFSSLYLRGLMGTFNERAEKLMDKLADVADSKTEANMLQLVNYVTLDVITKVAFGVDLDLLKNTSQFPKAIETCLKGMAHYIRDNLFEFNPKNRGYINEVREACRLLRKTGSQWIAERKAAIENGDEVPKDILTQIIKTANQEEIMTEEDEEFMLDNFVTFFIAGQETTANQLAFCIMELGRHPDILEKAKKEVDDVIGMKREISYDDLGKLVYLSQVLKETLRIYPVTPATSRDIAEDMVIDGVHIPGGFVAVFSSYTCGRLERFFKDPLRFDPDRFHPDAPNYCYYPFALGPRSCLGKNFAQMEAKVVMAKLLQRFDFTLVPGQTFDILDAGMLRPKSGVICSFAHRE, encoded by the exons atggccagtccagctatggtcgtgccatcagttaacccttcgcatgcccagg GCAATGGCCTGGTAACAGCACGGGATCATGAGCAGTGGTACAAACAGCGCCGGATCATGGACCCTGCGTTCAGCAGCCT GTATCTGAGAGGTCTGATGGGAACCTTCAATGAGAGGGCAGAGAAACTGATGGATAAACTTGCAGATGTTGCCGACAGTAAAACAGAAGCTAATATGCTCCAGCTTGTCAACTATGTTACCCTGGATGTTATTACTAAG GTTGCTTTCGGGGTGGACTTGGACCTGCTGAAGAACACTTCACAGTTCCCTAAAGCCATTGAGACATGTTTGAAAGGGATGGCTCACTACATTAGAGACAACCTTTTCGAG TTTAATCCAAAGAACAGAGGATACATTAATGAGGTGAGGGAAGCGTGCCGCCTGCTGCGCAAAACTGGATCTCAGTGGATCGCTGAGAGAAAGGCCGCCATTGAAAACGGTGACGAGGTCCCCAAGGACATCCTGACACAAATCATCAAAACTGCCAACCAAG aggaaatcATGACTGAAGAAGATGAGGAGTTTATGCTGGACAATTTCGTGACATTCTTCATTGCCG GCCAAGAaacaacagccaatcagctgGCTTTTTGCATCATGGAACTTGGAAGACATCCTGATATACTGGAGAA AGCGAAGAAAGAAGTGGACGATGTTATTGGGATGAAACGTGAAATAAGCTACGATGACCTGGGCAAGTTGGTCTACCTGTCACAG GTGCTAAAAGAGACTCTGAGAATTTATCCCGTAACTCCGGCCACATCTCGTGATATTGCTGAAGACATGGTCATTGATGGTGTCCACATACCTGGAGGGTTTGTTGCTGTA TTCAGCTCCTATACATGCGGGAGACTGGAGAGATTCTTCAAGGATCCACTGAGATTTGATCCAGACAGATTTCACCCAGATGCTCCCAA TTACTGCTACTACCCCTTTGCCCTCGGTCCTCGCTCGTGTCTGGGAAAGAACTTTGCTCAG ATGGAGGCTAAAGTGGTGATGGCCAAACTGCTCCAGAGGTTTGACTTCACTCTTGTCCCGGGACAGACCTTTGACATCCTGGATGCTGGAATGCTCAGACCTAAGAGTGGAGTAATTTGCTCTTTCGCTCACAgggaataa
- the LOC134643231 gene encoding cholesterol 24-hydroxylase-like, which translates to MALSSLLLSLAARALTFLFFLLVIAFLGYCLYIKYIHMKYDHIPGPPRDSFFFGHLPTMLKAMKSDGIMHDKFLEWAEKYGPVYRINILHSVSLCTYCPEATKEILMSPKYPKQKSTYKRLFNLFGQRFFGNGLVTARDHEQWYKQRRIMDPAFSSLYLRGLMGTFNERAEKLMDQLAELADSKTEANMLHLVNCVTLDVISKVAFGVDLDLMKNSSPFPKAIETCLKGMVTYVRDRFFEYNPKNRRYINEVREACRLLRTTGAKWISERKTAMQNGDKVPKDILTQIIKTASQEENMTEEDEEFMLDNFVTFFIAGQETTANQLAFCIMELGRHPEILEKAKKEVDDVIGMKRDISYDDLGELVYLSQVLKETLRIYPTAPITSRDVAEDMVIDGIHIPGGFSVAFSFYVSGRLERFFKDPLRFDPDRFHPDAPKPYYCYYPFALGPRSCLGKNFAQMEAKVVMAKLLQRFDFTLVPGQTFDILDAGMLRPKSGVICSFSHRE; encoded by the exons ATGGCACTTTCCAGCCTGCTTCTGAGCCTGGCTGCTCGGGCACTTAcgtttctcttctttctgctcGTCATTGCGTTTCTTGGCTACTGCTTGTACATTAAATACATTCATATGAAGTATGACCACATCCCCGGGCCGCCGAGGGACAG ttttttctttggacacttaCCAACGATGTTGAAGGCGATGAAAAGTGACGGAATTATGCACGACAAATTTCTGGAGTG GGCCGAGAAGTATGGACCTGTTTACAGGATAAATATTCTTCACTCCGTTTCACTGTGTACGTACTGTCCAGAGGCCACCAAG GAAATCCTGATGTCCCCAAAGTACCCCAAACAGAAGTCTACCTATAAAAGACTCTTCAACCTGTTTGGTCAAAG GTTCTTTGGAAATGGGCTGGTAACAGCACGGGATCATGAGCAGTGGTACAAACAGCGACGCATCATGGACCCTGCGTTCAGCAGCCT GTATCTGAGAGGTCTAATGGGAACCTTTAATGAGAGGGCAGAGAAACTGATGGATCAACTTGCAGAGCTTGCTGACAGTAAAACAGAAGCTAATATGCTCCATCTTGTCAACTGTGTCACCCTGGATGTTATTAGTAAG GTTGCCTTTGGGGTGGACTTGGACCTCATGAAGAATAGTTCACCTTTCCCTAAAGCCATTGAGACATGTCTGAAAGGAATGGTTACCTATGTTAGAGACAGATTTTTTGAG TACAATCCAAAGAACAGACGATACATTAATGAGGTGAGGGAAGCGTGCCGCCTGCTCCGTACAACTGGAGCCAAGTGGATCAGTGAGAGAAAGACCGCCATGCAAAACGGTGACAAGGTCCCCAAAGACATCCTGACACAAATCATCAAAACTGCAAGCCAAG aggaaaacatgactgaagaagatgaagaatttATGCTGGAcaattttgtgacatttttcattGCAG GCCAAGAAACAACAGCCAATCAACTGGCTTTTTGCATCATGGAGCTTGGAAGACATCCTGAAATACTGGAGAA gGCGAAGAAAGAGGTTGATGATGTCATTGGGATGAAACGTGACATAAGCTATGATGACTTAGGAGAGCTGGTCTACCTGTCACAG GTGCTAAAAGAGACTCTGAGAATTTACCCCACAGCCCCGATCACGTCTCGTGATGTTGCTGAAGACATGGTGATTGATGGTATCCACATACCCGGGGGATTTAGCGTTGCT TTCAGCTTCTATGTGAGTGGGAGACTGGAGAGATTCTTCAAGGATCCACTGAGATTTGATCCAGACAGATTTCACCCAGATGCTCCCAA GCCTTACTACTGCTACTACCCCTTTGCCCTCGGTCCTCGCTCGTGTCTGGGAAAGAACTTTGCTCAG